One Esox lucius isolate fEsoLuc1 chromosome 1, fEsoLuc1.pri, whole genome shotgun sequence genomic region harbors:
- the LOC117594389 gene encoding uncharacterized protein LOC117594389 isoform X1: MLCGLWFGQNKPNMNTYMKPFVDECIELYSNGLIWESESGEIVTSKVLLTTMVADSVARPLIQNFKQFNGEFGCSFCMQKGTSVLKRRGRVRAYPYEKAELRNPSQTDDLVEEALAGNPTKGVKGPSILSCLPDFNIIDGCVPDYMHSVLLGVARSITTLWFHSENNQSPWYIGHSTEQIDDILTSIKPPCNVSRVPRSVKEKKFWKAHEWNMWLFYYSIPTLKGVLPEKYLKHWFKLVKGVSLLLGENISPLHISESEGLLTEFVQEMETLYGINNVTFNVHLCLHLPNTVRNWGPLWAQSAFVFESYNGIILDMIKSSQGVSLQIMKTVWLQVAFPSFSQKNMVAASDDYLALLESFSVEKKMVQEVSRCHGVTSLGRPKICMIRNDDFLALNSISNLENRVTVKYFCRVVVNLEIVHSQNYSRTFRRNSYTVILSDREESIFSVKTFIVCDLGQGETCYAVGKYYQKVKQDICGQFKNPCYFIPVGKCLGPLVAIQASQIKEKCLFVKTVNRNVDIVFKFINHSEMLR, from the coding sequence ATGCTTTGTGGCCTGTGGTTtggtcaaaacaaaccaaatatgaACACTTACATGAAACCATTTGTCGATGAATGCATAGAGTTGTACTCTAATGGTCTTATATGGGAAAGTGAAAGTGGGGAAATTGTCACAAGTAAAGTACTGCTTACTACCATGGTGGCAGATTCAGTTGCTCGGCCACTGATTCAGAActttaaacagtttaatggtgagtttgggtgttctttttgtatgcagAAAGGAACAAGTGTGCTAAAACGCAGGGGGCGTGTAAGGGCTTATCCCTATGAAAAAGCAGAGTTGAGGAATCCCTCCCAGACTGATGATCTGGTGGAAGAGGCTCTTGCTGGAAACCCCACTAAGGGAGTGAAAGGGCCTAGTATTTTGTCTTGTCTACCTGATTTTAAtatcattgatggctgtgttccAGATTATATGCACAGTGTGCTGCTGGGTGTAGCAAGAAGCATCACCACGCTGTGGTTTCATTCTGAAAACAACCAATCGCCATGGTATATCGGACACTCAACAGAACAGATTGATGACATTTTAACTTCTATTAAACCCCCCTGTAATGTTTCCCGTGTCCCCCGctcagtgaaagagaaaaagttctGGAAGGCACACGAGTGGAAcatgtggttgttttattacagcataccAACATTGAAAGGGGTCTTACCTGAAAAATATCTGAAGCACTGGTTTAAGTTGGTAAAGGGGGTTTCTCTTCTACTCGGTGAGAATATATCACCACTGCACATATCAGAATCTGAGGGGTTGCTAACAGAGTTTGTTCAGGAAATGGAGACCCTTTATGGGATCAATAATGTCactttcaatgtacatttgtgccTTCATCTGCCCAATACTGTGAGGAACTGGGGTCCCCTCTGGGCACAGTctgcatttgtgtttgagtCATACAATGGGATCATTTTAGATATGATAAAGAGCAGCCagggagtttctctgcagataatgaaaacagtttggCTACAGGTTGCATTTCCATCATTTTCCCAAAAAAACATGGTGGCAGCTTCTGATGATTACTTAGCTCTCTTAGAGTCTTTTtcagttgagaaaaaaatggtGCAGGAAGTAAGTCGCTGTCATGGTGTTACATCTCTGGGTAGGCCTAAAATTTGTATGATCAGAAATGATGATTTTCTGGCCTTGAACAGCATCAGCAACCTTGAAAATAGAGTCACTGTGAAGTATTTTTGCAGAGTAGTGGTTAATCTTGAAATAGTTCATTCACAAAACTACTCGCGTACTTTTCGGAGAAACTCGTACACTGTCATTCTTTCTGATCGAGAGGaaagtattttctctgtgaAGACATTCATTGTCTGTGATCTGGGGCAGGGGGAGACATGTTATGCAGTGGGGAAGTACTaccaaaaagtgaaacaggacatctGCGGTCAATTTAAGAATCCTTGTTATTTCATCCCTGTAGGGAAATGTCTGGGGCCTTTAGTTGCTATACAAGCATCtcagataaaagaaaagtgtctgtttgttaaaactgtgaacagaaatgttgacattgtcttcaaattcattaaccacagTGAAATGCTCAGATAG
- the LOC117594389 gene encoding uncharacterized protein LOC117594389 isoform X2 encodes MDPVRYKRYLVDDEAPVPERTKRRRKRKDISEDMGDDEEAVASSSTTQYLTQEDNQDDPVSTASDDTMNQPIPGPSSSPGEPVEEHLEDPTSPTLDQKPTKEQVELLLLALKLKHGLTNRALEDIMHLINFIAGPGGELVSGSKYLFYKAFDSVKDILEVHYVCKSCKVSMQEGPFNVKCPVCDQDTSKAHAQKDQCFLYLPLKYQIKKLLEDHQLGKHLKHRFEKKDASIKDIYDGHIKNDHPLHHQTAYH; translated from the exons ATGGATCCAGTACGTTACAAAAGGTACCTCGTTGACGACGAAGCACCCGTTCCAGAAAGAACAAAGAGAAGACGTAAACGAAA ggACATTTCTGAAGATATGGGTGATGATGAAGAAGCTGTGGCCTCTTCTTCTACAACTCA gtatcTCACCCAAGAGGACAATCAAGATGACCCGGTGTCTACTGCTTCTGATGACACA atgaaCCAACCCATACCTGGCCCTAGCTCTTCACCTGGGGAGCCAGTAGAGGAACATCTAGAAGACCCCACAAGTCCAACTTTAGACCAGAAACCAACAAAAGAACAGGTGGAACTCCTGCTGCTGGCATTAAAACTCAAACATGGATTAACAAATAGAGCCTTGGAGGACATCATGCATCTTATCAACTTTATTGCTGGTCCTGGTGGGGAATTGGTTAGTGGCTCAAAGTACCTTTTCtacaaagcatttgattcagTGAAAGACATATTAGAAGTACATTATGTGTGCAAGAGTTGCAAGGTAAGCATGCAGGAAGGTCCCTTTAATGTCAAGTGCCCAGTCTGTGACCAGGACACATCAAAAGCGCATGCACAAAAAGACCAGTGTTTTTTGTACTTGCCACtaaaataccaaattaaaaaACTGCTTGAGGACCACCAATTAGGGAAACACCTGAAACACCGCTTTGAGAAGAAGGATGCCTCCATCAAAGATATATATGATGGACATATAAAAAACGATCACCCCTTGCATCACCAGACAGCATAtcactga